A window of the Chloroflexus sp. Y-396-1 genome harbors these coding sequences:
- the metH gene encoding methionine synthase — MSRPTYLQALAERVLIFDGAMGTSIDTFDLTAADYGGEATFGCRDYLVITRPDVIEAIHTSFLEAGCDVLETCTFQSTRLRLAEWGLGDRTIEINRAAAALARRVADRFEARDGRPRYVAGSMGPTGKLPSSDDPVLSDITFAELSDIYYEQAVGLIEGGVDLLLVETSVDILEVKAALDGIRRAKIDLNRPDIAVQAQVFLDLSGRMLLGTDVPALIATLEAMPVDVIGLNCSTGPEHMRAAIQYLTAHSRKPISCIPNAGLPLEVDGRTVYPMEPEPFATILGEFVHDYGVAVVGGCCGTRPAHIARLRQILGDSPKPKERQIEYIPSVSSGIRAAALRQDATLTMIGERLNTLGSRKVKRLLLRDDYDGALEVAREQVESGAHMLDVCVAMTERNDEKEQMVRLIKKLTLNIELPLVIDTTEADVLEAALSIYPGRALINSVSLEGGRGAKIDKVLPLAARYGAAVIAMTIDEEGMAHTAERKVAIAERIAQIARDEYGIPAEALVFDVLTFPITTGQEELRYSAVETLKAIRLVKERIPGCFTTLGVSNLSFGVAPHARAALNSVFLYHAVAAGLDTAIINPAHVTPYAEIDPAQREVCEDLIFARREDALARFIAYFEQHAATQDSEREDPTATMTVDQRLHWKILHRKKEGIEDDIDQAVDQRLQARGLRLSDPAAALRNEHGASPQGQAAVDVLNNVLLPAMKEVGDLFGAGQLILPFVLQSAEAMKKAVARLERYLDRLEGASKGKVVLATVYGDVHDIGKNLVNTILSNNGYTVYDLGKQVPINTIIEKALEVNADAIGLSALLVSTSKQMPLCVQELYRRGIHIPVLVGGAAINRQYGQRITFVDDEEPYPAGVFYCKDAFEGLETMDRLSNPATRDQFIEQTIREAANVLHRRLTGRVALTELGEASRSRAERVRSAVRTDVPVPVPPFWGWRATSRIRLSDVVACLDRNSLYRLQWGAKNAKGAEWERLRAEFDQKVRELIAEAERDGWLQPRVIYGYFPVQSDGLELIVYDPADRRRELTRFVFPRQPARERLCISDYFRSVDSGEYDLAAFQIVTMGSAVDELVDTLQQRGDYSRSYYIHGLGVSLAEALAEYTNRIIRQGLGLDERRGKRYSWGYPACPDLSEHAKLWRILPGEEIGVTLTEAFQLVPEQSTAAIVVHHPEAKYFSIGSALERAELDRQAEEFNAEG, encoded by the coding sequence GTGAGTCGACCAACTTATCTACAGGCGCTTGCCGAACGGGTATTGATTTTTGATGGTGCCATGGGCACCTCTATTGATACGTTTGATCTGACGGCTGCCGACTACGGTGGCGAAGCCACCTTTGGGTGCCGTGATTATCTGGTCATTACCCGTCCTGATGTGATCGAAGCGATCCATACCTCGTTTCTCGAAGCTGGCTGTGATGTACTCGAGACGTGTACGTTTCAGAGTACGCGGCTGCGTCTGGCTGAATGGGGATTGGGCGATCGCACCATCGAGATTAACCGGGCTGCCGCTGCGCTGGCTCGTCGGGTCGCTGATCGGTTTGAGGCTCGTGATGGCCGACCACGCTATGTCGCCGGTTCGATGGGGCCAACCGGGAAGTTGCCTTCTTCCGATGACCCGGTATTGAGTGATATTACGTTTGCCGAACTTTCGGACATTTACTACGAGCAGGCGGTTGGCTTGATCGAGGGTGGTGTTGATCTGCTCCTCGTTGAGACGAGTGTTGATATTCTTGAAGTTAAGGCTGCCCTTGACGGTATCCGTCGGGCAAAGATTGATCTCAATCGTCCTGATATTGCGGTGCAAGCGCAAGTCTTTCTCGATCTGTCCGGGCGGATGTTGCTCGGTACCGATGTGCCAGCTCTGATTGCGACCCTCGAAGCAATGCCGGTCGATGTCATTGGTCTGAATTGTAGCACTGGCCCCGAGCATATGCGGGCTGCAATTCAGTACCTGACTGCACATTCTCGCAAACCGATTTCATGCATTCCCAACGCCGGTCTGCCTCTCGAAGTTGATGGCCGTACTGTTTACCCCATGGAGCCAGAGCCGTTTGCAACCATCTTAGGGGAATTTGTGCATGATTACGGTGTCGCAGTGGTCGGTGGCTGCTGTGGTACCCGTCCGGCCCATATCGCACGGTTGCGCCAGATATTGGGTGACTCACCCAAGCCCAAAGAGCGACAGATCGAGTACATTCCCAGTGTTAGCTCTGGGATCCGTGCCGCTGCACTACGACAGGACGCGACCCTGACCATGATTGGTGAGCGACTGAATACCCTTGGTTCGCGTAAGGTGAAGCGGTTGCTCCTGCGTGATGATTATGACGGTGCATTGGAAGTGGCCCGCGAACAGGTTGAGAGTGGCGCGCACATGCTCGATGTCTGTGTAGCAATGACCGAGCGTAACGATGAAAAAGAGCAGATGGTGCGCCTGATCAAGAAGCTGACCTTGAATATTGAGTTGCCGCTCGTGATTGATACGACAGAAGCTGACGTTCTTGAGGCGGCTTTATCGATCTATCCGGGTCGTGCGCTGATTAACTCTGTGTCGCTCGAAGGTGGCCGTGGCGCCAAGATCGACAAGGTATTGCCACTTGCCGCACGGTATGGCGCGGCAGTGATCGCAATGACGATTGATGAAGAGGGCATGGCACACACCGCCGAGCGAAAAGTGGCGATTGCCGAACGGATTGCCCAGATCGCTCGTGACGAGTACGGCATTCCGGCTGAAGCACTGGTATTCGATGTGTTGACTTTCCCGATTACCACCGGTCAGGAAGAGTTGCGTTACTCGGCTGTGGAGACGCTCAAGGCGATACGTCTGGTCAAAGAACGAATTCCCGGTTGTTTCACCACACTCGGAGTCAGTAATTTGAGCTTTGGCGTGGCTCCGCATGCCCGTGCTGCGCTCAACTCGGTGTTTCTCTACCATGCCGTAGCCGCCGGTCTCGATACGGCTATCATTAATCCGGCCCATGTGACGCCATACGCCGAAATCGATCCCGCACAACGTGAGGTCTGCGAAGATCTAATCTTTGCTCGCCGTGAGGATGCACTGGCTCGCTTCATTGCCTATTTTGAACAGCACGCTGCCACGCAGGATAGCGAACGCGAAGACCCTACTGCGACGATGACAGTTGATCAGCGTCTGCACTGGAAGATTCTGCATCGAAAGAAAGAAGGAATTGAAGACGATATTGATCAGGCGGTTGATCAGCGCCTTCAGGCCAGAGGGTTACGCCTGAGCGATCCGGCTGCCGCGCTACGCAATGAGCACGGTGCTTCCCCACAAGGGCAGGCAGCAGTTGATGTGCTAAACAACGTATTACTCCCGGCCATGAAGGAAGTCGGTGATCTCTTCGGGGCCGGTCAGCTCATTCTGCCTTTCGTCTTGCAGAGTGCCGAGGCAATGAAGAAAGCGGTTGCGCGGCTCGAACGTTACCTCGACCGTCTTGAAGGGGCGAGCAAGGGTAAAGTTGTACTTGCTACGGTCTATGGTGATGTCCACGACATCGGAAAGAATCTGGTAAATACCATTCTCTCGAACAACGGCTACACCGTATACGATCTTGGCAAACAGGTGCCGATCAATACCATTATCGAGAAGGCGCTCGAAGTTAACGCTGACGCAATCGGTCTCTCGGCACTTCTGGTCAGTACCAGTAAACAGATGCCGCTATGTGTACAAGAATTGTACCGGCGTGGAATTCACATTCCGGTGCTGGTAGGTGGAGCGGCAATCAATCGTCAGTATGGTCAACGTATCACGTTCGTCGATGACGAAGAGCCGTACCCTGCCGGTGTCTTCTACTGCAAGGACGCTTTTGAAGGTCTTGAGACAATGGATCGCTTGAGTAATCCGGCCACGCGGGATCAGTTTATTGAGCAGACTATTCGTGAAGCGGCCAACGTACTGCACCGACGCCTGACCGGGCGAGTTGCGTTGACCGAATTGGGCGAAGCGTCACGAAGCAGGGCCGAAAGGGTGCGGTCAGCAGTGCGTACCGACGTACCGGTGCCGGTACCGCCTTTTTGGGGCTGGCGAGCGACCAGCCGTATTCGCCTGAGTGACGTAGTAGCGTGTCTCGATCGCAACAGTCTCTACCGCTTACAATGGGGAGCAAAGAATGCGAAGGGCGCTGAATGGGAACGACTGCGGGCAGAGTTTGATCAGAAGGTGCGCGAACTGATTGCCGAAGCCGAGCGTGATGGCTGGCTCCAACCACGGGTGATTTACGGTTATTTCCCGGTGCAGAGCGATGGTCTCGAACTGATCGTGTACGATCCGGCTGACCGCCGTCGTGAGCTGACTCGTTTCGTCTTCCCACGCCAGCCAGCACGTGAACGTCTCTGCATTAGCGACTACTTCCGAAGTGTTGACAGCGGAGAGTATGACCTTGCCGCCTTTCAGATTGTCACAATGGGGAGTGCTGTTGATGAGCTGGTTGATACGTTACAACAGCGAGGCGATTATAGCCGTAGCTACTATATTCATGGTCTCGGTGTGAGCCTGGCCGAGGCGTTGGCCGAGTACACAAACCGTATTATTCGGCAAGGGCTGGGGCTAGATGAGCGCCGCGGGAAGCGGTATTCGTGGGGTTACCCGGCGTGTCCTGATCTCTCAGAGCATGCTAAACTCTGGCGCATTTTACCTGGTGAGGAGATTGGAGTAACGCTTACCGAAGCATTTCAACTGGTGCCTGAGCAGAGTACAGCAGCAATCGTGGTGCATCATCCAGAGGCAAAATATTTCAGCATTGGCAGTGCTCTTGAACGTGCCGAACTGGATCGGCAGGCTGAAGAGTTCAATGCGGAAGGGTAG